In one window of Dyella thiooxydans DNA:
- the kdpA gene encoding potassium-transporting ATPase subunit KdpA — protein MTANDWLQMGLFLGLLLLLAMPLGSYMARVFADTPNRVTRFGGGVERAIYRLCGIRADEDMGWQRYALAMLVFNLVGLLAVYALQRCQAWLPLNPAHLPAVSADSSMNTAISFASNTNWQGYGGESTMSYLTQMLGLAVQNFLSAATGIAVLVAVIRGFVRRSSQGIGNFWVDLTRSTLYVLLPLSLLLALALVSQGVVQNFHPYAEATLVQPTHVAETVKDAAGVTHAHDVVVTTQTLPMGPAASQIAIKQLGTNGGGFFGVNSAHPYENPTPLSDLLEVLSILLIPAALCLTFGRMVGDRRQGWALLATMLAIFVPLLIACTAAEQAGTPLLAHLGVDQHASALQAGGNMEGKETRFGIVGSTIWATATAAASNGSVNAMHDSFTSLGGLVPMWLIQLGEVIFGGVGSGLYGLLAFAVVAVFIAGLMVGRTPEYLGKKIEAHEMKMASIAVLIPCALVVIGTAIAVMAPAGVAGVANPGAHGFSEILYALSSASNNNGSAFAGLSADTPFWNVLLGICMFLARYPLIVAMLAMAGSLAAKRHVPPSAGTLPTHTPLFVVLLACVVIVVGALTFLPALALGPIVESLSGH, from the coding sequence ATGACCGCCAACGACTGGCTCCAGATGGGCCTGTTCCTGGGCCTGCTCCTGCTGCTCGCGATGCCGCTGGGCAGCTACATGGCGCGCGTGTTCGCCGATACGCCGAATCGCGTCACCCGCTTCGGCGGTGGCGTCGAACGCGCGATCTATCGGCTGTGCGGCATCCGCGCCGACGAGGACATGGGCTGGCAGCGCTACGCGCTGGCCATGCTGGTGTTCAACCTGGTCGGCCTGCTCGCCGTCTATGCGCTGCAGCGCTGCCAGGCGTGGCTGCCGCTCAATCCGGCGCACCTGCCGGCGGTCTCCGCCGACTCGTCGATGAACACCGCGATCAGCTTCGCCAGCAACACCAACTGGCAGGGCTACGGCGGCGAGTCGACGATGAGCTACCTGACCCAGATGCTCGGCCTGGCGGTGCAGAACTTCCTCTCCGCGGCCACCGGCATCGCGGTGCTGGTGGCGGTGATCCGCGGCTTCGTCCGGCGTTCTTCGCAGGGCATCGGCAACTTCTGGGTCGACCTGACCCGCAGCACGCTGTACGTGCTGCTGCCGCTGTCGCTGCTGCTCGCGCTGGCGCTGGTTTCGCAGGGCGTGGTGCAGAACTTCCACCCCTACGCCGAAGCCACGCTGGTCCAGCCCACGCATGTCGCCGAGACGGTCAAGGACGCTGCGGGAGTGACGCATGCGCACGACGTGGTCGTCACCACCCAGACCCTGCCGATGGGCCCAGCCGCGTCGCAGATCGCGATCAAGCAGCTCGGTACCAACGGTGGCGGCTTCTTCGGCGTCAACTCGGCGCACCCGTACGAGAACCCGACGCCGCTGAGCGACCTGCTGGAGGTGTTGTCGATCCTGCTGATCCCGGCGGCGCTGTGCCTGACCTTCGGCCGCATGGTTGGCGACCGCCGCCAGGGCTGGGCACTGCTGGCGACGATGCTGGCGATCTTCGTGCCGCTGCTGATCGCCTGCACCGCCGCCGAACAGGCCGGCACGCCGCTGCTCGCGCACCTGGGTGTCGACCAGCACGCGAGCGCGCTGCAGGCCGGCGGCAACATGGAAGGCAAGGAGACGCGCTTCGGCATCGTCGGCTCGACGATCTGGGCCACCGCCACCGCCGCCGCCTCGAACGGCTCGGTGAACGCGATGCACGATTCGTTCACCTCGCTCGGCGGGCTGGTGCCGATGTGGCTGATCCAGCTGGGCGAGGTGATCTTCGGCGGCGTCGGCTCCGGCCTGTACGGCCTGCTGGCCTTCGCCGTGGTCGCGGTGTTCATCGCCGGCCTGATGGTGGGACGCACGCCGGAGTACCTCGGCAAGAAGATCGAGGCGCACGAGATGAAGATGGCCTCGATCGCCGTGCTGATTCCCTGCGCCCTGGTGGTGATCGGCACCGCCATCGCGGTGATGGCGCCGGCCGGCGTGGCCGGGGTCGCCAACCCGGGCGCGCACGGCTTCAGCGAGATCCTCTACGCGCTCAGTTCGGCCTCCAACAACAACGGCAGCGCGTTCGCCGGGCTCTCCGCCGACACGCCGTTCTGGAACGTGCTGCTCGGCATCTGCATGTTCCTGGCGCGCTACCCGCTGATCGTGGCGATGCTGGCCATGGCCGGCTCGCTGGCCGCCAAGCGCCACGTGCCGCCGTCGGCCGGCACCCTGCCCACGCATACGCCGCTGTTCGTCGTGCTGCTGGCCTGCGTGGTGATCGTGGTGGGCGCGCTCACCTTCCTGCCCGCGCTGGCGCTCGGGCCGATCGTCGAATCTCTTTCGGGGCACTGA
- the kdpF gene encoding K(+)-transporting ATPase subunit F: MTAFYILAAVLAVAVTGYLCVALLKPEWFE, from the coding sequence ATGACCGCCTTCTACATCCTCGCCGCCGTGCTCGCAGTGGCCGTCACCGGCTACCTGTGCGTGGCCCTGCTCAAACCGGAGTGGTTCGAATGA
- the murB gene encoding UDP-N-acetylmuramate dehydrogenase, translating to MAAERIDMGGYTLIENAPLGRRNTLRVAARARLLAEIRDASKLPELLDFPAVKQGPLLVLGEGSNVLFAGDFDGTVLAMATQGVQVEDDGRIVRLAVAAGERWDDFVRWTLGQGIAGLENLILIPGTVGAAPIQNIGAYGTEVAEFIDSVEAWDTHAHQVVTLDHAACAFGYRDSLFKREPGRYVVTAVRFALPRTRELRLDYAGIREELARMGVDKPAPFHVAEAIIHLRTRKLPDPAVIGNAGSFFKNPIVDATTGEALKREHPELVAWPTADGRCKLSAAWLIEAAGLKGYREGDAGISSRHALVLVNHGQATGRELWALACQVIASVEATFGVKLEPEPLVIGA from the coding sequence ATGGCCGCTGAGCGCATCGACATGGGCGGCTACACGCTGATCGAGAACGCCCCGCTGGGCCGCCGCAACACGCTGCGTGTGGCGGCGAGGGCGCGACTGCTGGCGGAGATCCGCGACGCCAGCAAGCTGCCCGAACTGCTCGACTTCCCGGCCGTGAAGCAGGGTCCGCTGCTGGTGCTCGGCGAAGGCAGCAACGTGCTGTTCGCCGGCGACTTCGACGGCACCGTGCTGGCGATGGCCACCCAGGGCGTGCAGGTGGAGGACGACGGCCGCATCGTGCGGCTGGCGGTGGCCGCCGGCGAGCGCTGGGACGATTTCGTGCGCTGGACCCTGGGCCAGGGTATCGCCGGGCTGGAGAACCTGATCCTGATCCCCGGCACGGTCGGCGCCGCGCCGATCCAGAACATCGGCGCCTACGGCACCGAAGTGGCCGAGTTCATCGACAGCGTGGAGGCGTGGGACACCCACGCACACCAGGTGGTGACGCTGGACCACGCCGCCTGCGCCTTCGGCTACCGCGACTCGCTGTTCAAGCGCGAGCCCGGTCGCTACGTGGTCACCGCGGTGCGCTTCGCGCTGCCGCGCACCCGCGAGCTGCGCCTGGACTACGCCGGCATCCGCGAGGAGCTGGCACGCATGGGCGTGGACAAGCCGGCGCCGTTCCACGTGGCCGAGGCGATCATCCACCTGCGCACGCGCAAGCTGCCCGACCCGGCGGTGATCGGCAATGCCGGCAGCTTCTTCAAGAACCCGATCGTCGATGCCACCACCGGCGAGGCGCTGAAACGCGAACACCCCGAGCTGGTTGCCTGGCCCACCGCCGACGGCCGCTGCAAGCTGTCCGCCGCCTGGCTGATCGAGGCGGCCGGACTGAAGGGCTATCGCGAGGGCGACGCCGGGATCTCCTCGCGCCACGCCCTGGTGCTGGTCAACCACGGCCAGGCGACCGGCCGCGAATTGTGGGCGCTGGCCTGCCAGGTGATCGCCAGCGTGGAAGCCACCTTCGGCGTGAAGCTGGAGCCCGAGCCGCTGGTGATCGGCGCCTGA
- a CDS encoding quinone-dependent dihydroorotate dehydrogenase, whose translation MYRTLRPLLFALAPETAHGLTLYGLDVAHRSELLRFVATPPADFPVDAFGIRFPNPIGLAAGLDKNADHLDALGALGFGFVEVGTTTPRPQPGNPKPRMFRLPAHEAIINRLGFNNAGVDALVRNAEKSSYAGVLGINIGKNKDTPNEKAVDDYLFCLERVYARASYVTVNISSPNTQGLRDLQEEETLRRFIGTLREAQERLGAQHGTRKPMLLKIAPDLAEAELDAIAEVLLASAVDGVICTNTTIDHSAVASDPQSQETGGLSGRPLMARATAVQRGMAERLKGKVGIIGVGGILDGDDAVAKLDAGASLVQVYSGLIYRGPALIAECVDEIRRQRGGADGR comes from the coding sequence ATGTACCGAACCCTGCGCCCCCTGCTGTTCGCGCTTGCTCCCGAAACCGCCCACGGGCTGACCCTGTACGGGCTCGATGTCGCGCATCGCAGCGAGCTGTTGCGCTTCGTCGCCACGCCGCCGGCAGACTTCCCGGTCGACGCCTTCGGCATCCGCTTTCCCAATCCGATCGGCCTAGCCGCCGGCCTGGACAAGAACGCCGACCACCTGGATGCGCTCGGCGCGCTGGGCTTCGGCTTCGTCGAGGTCGGCACCACCACGCCGCGCCCGCAGCCGGGCAACCCGAAGCCGCGGATGTTCCGCCTGCCCGCGCACGAGGCGATCATCAACCGCCTCGGCTTCAACAACGCCGGCGTCGATGCGCTGGTGCGCAATGCCGAGAAATCCAGCTATGCCGGCGTGCTCGGTATCAACATCGGCAAGAACAAGGACACGCCGAACGAGAAGGCGGTCGACGACTACCTGTTCTGCCTGGAGCGCGTCTACGCCCGCGCCAGCTACGTCACGGTGAACATCTCCTCGCCCAACACCCAGGGCCTGCGCGACCTGCAGGAAGAAGAGACCCTGCGTCGCTTCATCGGCACCCTGCGCGAGGCACAGGAGCGGCTGGGCGCGCAGCACGGCACGCGCAAACCGATGCTGCTGAAGATCGCCCCGGACCTCGCCGAAGCCGAACTGGACGCCATCGCCGAGGTGCTGCTGGCCAGCGCGGTGGATGGCGTGATCTGCACCAACACCACCATCGACCACAGCGCCGTGGCCTCCGACCCGCAGTCGCAGGAGACCGGCGGCCTCTCCGGCCGCCCGCTGATGGCGCGCGCCACCGCGGTACAGCGCGGCATGGCCGAGCGGCTGAAGGGCAAGGTCGGCATCATCGGCGTCGGCGGCATCCTCGACGGCGACGACGCGGTCGCCAAGCTCGACGCCGGCGCCTCGCTGGTGCAGGTCTATTCCGGCCTGATCTACCGTGGCCCGGCACTGATCGCCGAGTGCGTCGACGAGATCCGCCGCCAGCGCGGAGGCGCCGATGGCCGCTGA
- a CDS encoding class I SAM-dependent methyltransferase, which translates to MSDLRSTERFSDRVADYVRYRPDYPVALVDWLRREHGVDASWDVADIGAGTGISARLFLDAGHRVTAVEPNAPMRAAAEQWLGDNPRFRAVDGRADATGLPAASVALIVVAQAFHWFDEAAARREFARILRPGGLAAIMWNSRRLAGTPFLEGYEALLQRYGTDYTSVAERYADESRMRAWFGNGFRGTGRFDHGQKLDFDALKGRLMSSSYAPQAGHPQHAPMLDALRKLFDATAVDGRIDFTYDTRVYVGTLS; encoded by the coding sequence ATGTCCGACCTGCGCAGCACCGAGCGCTTCAGCGACCGCGTCGCCGACTACGTGCGCTATCGCCCCGACTATCCGGTCGCGCTGGTCGACTGGCTGCGCCGCGAACATGGCGTGGACGCCTCCTGGGACGTGGCCGACATCGGCGCCGGCACCGGTATCTCGGCCCGGCTGTTCCTCGATGCAGGCCACCGGGTGACCGCGGTCGAGCCGAATGCACCGATGCGCGCGGCCGCCGAGCAGTGGCTGGGCGACAACCCGCGCTTTCGCGCCGTCGACGGCCGTGCCGACGCGACCGGCCTGCCCGCTGCCAGCGTCGCGCTGATCGTGGTGGCGCAGGCCTTCCACTGGTTCGACGAAGCGGCGGCACGTCGCGAGTTCGCGCGCATCCTGCGCCCGGGCGGCCTGGCGGCGATCATGTGGAACTCGCGCCGCCTCGCCGGCACGCCGTTCCTGGAAGGCTACGAGGCGCTGCTCCAGCGCTACGGCACCGACTACACCAGCGTGGCCGAGCGCTACGCCGACGAATCGCGCATGCGCGCCTGGTTCGGCAATGGCTTCCGCGGCACGGGACGTTTCGACCATGGCCAGAAGCTGGACTTCGACGCGCTCAAAGGCCGCCTGATGTCCTCCTCCTACGCGCCGCAGGCGGGCCATCCGCAGCACGCGCCGATGCTCGATGCCCTGCGTAAGCTGTTCGACGCCACCGCGGTCGACGGCCGCATCGATTTCACCTACGACACCCGCGTCTACGTGGGCACTTTGAGCTGA
- a CDS encoding SDR family NAD(P)-dependent oxidoreductase encodes MNVPPSDAPFRLEGYRVVVAGGSRGIGRAIALAFARSGAAVSVCARGEAALAEVRDTIHAGGGKAHTQSCDLADPQAISRYIDAAAEALGGIDVLVNNATGYGFAEDDEGWTANFQIDLMAAVRASRHALPHLRQSSRASILHTSSIAALRPRAGGAPYAAIKAALSHYTGSQALALAPDRIRVNAIAPGSISFPDGLWERRRVEEPALHAATLAKIPFGRFGTPEDVAHVALFLASPWAGWITGQTLAVDGGQMLNG; translated from the coding sequence ATGAATGTCCCGCCGTCCGACGCCCCGTTCCGCCTGGAGGGCTACCGCGTCGTGGTGGCCGGCGGCAGCCGCGGCATCGGGCGCGCAATAGCGTTGGCCTTCGCGCGATCCGGTGCGGCCGTGTCGGTGTGTGCGCGCGGCGAGGCGGCGCTGGCGGAGGTCCGCGACACGATCCACGCCGGGGGTGGCAAGGCGCATACCCAGTCCTGCGATCTCGCCGACCCGCAGGCGATCTCGCGTTACATCGATGCGGCGGCCGAAGCACTGGGCGGCATCGACGTGCTGGTGAACAACGCCACCGGCTACGGCTTCGCCGAGGACGACGAAGGCTGGACTGCCAACTTCCAGATCGACCTGATGGCGGCGGTGCGTGCCTCGCGCCACGCCCTGCCCCACCTCCGGCAGAGCAGTCGCGCCAGCATCCTGCACACCAGCTCGATCGCCGCGCTGCGTCCGCGTGCCGGCGGCGCGCCGTACGCGGCGATCAAGGCCGCGCTGAGCCACTACACCGGCTCGCAGGCGCTGGCGCTGGCGCCCGACCGCATCCGGGTGAACGCGATCGCGCCCGGCTCGATCAGTTTCCCCGATGGCCTGTGGGAACGCCGGCGCGTGGAGGAGCCCGCGCTGCACGCGGCGACGCTGGCGAAGATCCCGTTCGGTCGTTTCGGCACGCCCGAGGACGTGGCCCACGTCGCCCTGTTCCTCGCCTCCCCCTGGGCCGGATGGATCACCGGCCAGACCCTCGCCGTGGACGGCGGCCAGATGCTCAACGGCTGA
- a CDS encoding DUF4190 domain-containing protein → MSTTSAPRSTCTLAVVSLCFGIAAWTVLPFIGAIVAVICGHLARRDIRQTISEPLDGDGLAVTGLVLGYAQLALSLLTAIALLFFGSVLLGFLVHAWS, encoded by the coding sequence ATGAGCACGACGTCCGCCCCCCGCTCCACCTGCACGCTGGCCGTGGTCAGCCTGTGCTTCGGCATCGCGGCCTGGACCGTGCTGCCCTTCATCGGCGCCATCGTCGCCGTGATCTGCGGCCACCTGGCGCGCCGCGACATCCGCCAGACGATCTCCGAGCCGCTCGACGGCGACGGTTTGGCCGTCACCGGCCTGGTGCTCGGCTACGCGCAGCTGGCCCTGTCCCTGCTCACCGCCATCGCCCTGCTGTTCTTCGGCTCGGTGCTGCTCGGCTTCCTGGTGCACGCCTGGTCATGA
- the amaB gene encoding L-piperidine-6-carboxylate dehydrogenase, giving the protein MSHEILKALGLSAELSGTYLGQGEWSTTSDAGTLQPVNPATGEVIARVHASSQADYETIVSRAQAAFKVWRTTPAPQRGEAVRLCGEALRKHKDALGSLVALEMGKIKPEGDGEVQEMIDIADFAVGQSRMLYGYTMHSERPGHRMYEQYQPLGLVGIISAFNFPVAVWAWNAMLAAIAGDICIWKPSPKVPLSAIATMKICNEALKDGGFPDIFFLFNDGGTELAQTFVDDKRIPLISFTGSTKVGRMVGERVAHRMGRSLLELGGNNAIILDQSADLKLAIPGIVFGAVGTAGQRCTTTRRLFVHTSIYDTVLETLVKAYKQVEGKIGDPTLSTTLMGPLNSPESVQAYLAAVEKAKASGGTIATGGAALTDRKGNFVLPTIVTGLKNSDEVVQSETFAPILYVMPFDSIDEAIEMQNDVPQGLSSAIFTQNLKVAEQFLSAAGSDCGIANVNIGTSGAEIGGAFGGEKETGGGRESGSDAWKVYMRRQTNTINYSDALPLAQGIKFHV; this is encoded by the coding sequence ATGTCCCACGAAATCCTCAAGGCGCTTGGCCTTTCCGCCGAGCTGTCCGGCACGTATCTCGGCCAGGGCGAATGGTCCACGACCTCCGATGCGGGCACGCTGCAGCCGGTGAACCCGGCGACCGGCGAGGTGATCGCCCGCGTGCACGCCTCCAGCCAGGCCGACTACGAAACCATCGTTTCCCGCGCCCAGGCCGCGTTCAAGGTGTGGCGCACCACCCCGGCGCCGCAGCGCGGTGAAGCCGTGCGGCTGTGCGGCGAAGCCCTGCGCAAGCACAAGGACGCGCTGGGTTCGCTGGTCGCGCTGGAGATGGGCAAGATCAAGCCCGAGGGCGACGGCGAAGTGCAGGAGATGATCGACATCGCCGACTTCGCGGTGGGCCAGAGCCGCATGCTCTATGGCTACACCATGCATTCGGAGCGCCCCGGCCACCGCATGTACGAGCAGTACCAGCCGCTGGGCCTGGTCGGCATCATCTCGGCGTTCAACTTCCCGGTCGCGGTGTGGGCGTGGAACGCCATGCTGGCCGCCATCGCCGGCGATATCTGCATCTGGAAGCCGTCGCCGAAGGTGCCGCTGTCGGCGATCGCCACGATGAAGATCTGCAACGAGGCGCTGAAGGACGGCGGCTTCCCGGACATCTTCTTCCTGTTCAACGACGGCGGCACCGAGCTGGCGCAGACCTTCGTCGACGACAAGCGCATCCCGCTGATCAGCTTCACCGGCTCGACCAAGGTCGGCCGCATGGTCGGCGAGCGCGTGGCCCACCGCATGGGCCGCTCGCTGCTGGAGCTGGGCGGCAACAACGCGATCATCCTGGACCAGAGCGCCGACCTGAAGCTGGCGATCCCGGGCATCGTGTTCGGCGCCGTCGGCACCGCCGGCCAGCGCTGCACCACCACCCGCCGCCTGTTCGTGCACACCTCGATCTACGACACCGTGCTGGAGACCCTGGTCAAGGCGTACAAGCAGGTCGAGGGCAAGATCGGCGACCCCACCCTGTCGACCACCCTGATGGGTCCGCTGAACAGCCCGGAGAGCGTGCAGGCCTACCTGGCGGCCGTCGAGAAGGCCAAGGCCTCGGGCGGCACCATCGCCACCGGCGGCGCCGCGCTGACCGACCGCAAGGGCAACTTCGTGCTGCCGACCATCGTCACCGGCCTGAAGAACTCCGACGAGGTGGTGCAGTCGGAAACCTTCGCGCCGATCCTCTACGTGATGCCGTTCGACAGCATCGACGAGGCGATCGAGATGCAGAACGACGTGCCGCAGGGCCTGTCCTCGGCGATCTTCACGCAGAACCTGAAGGTGGCCGAGCAGTTCCTGTCGGCGGCCGGCAGCGACTGCGGCATCGCCAACGTCAACATCGGCACCTCGGGTGCGGAGATCGGTGGCGCCTTCGGCGGCGAGAAGGAAACCGGCGGCGGCCGCGAGTCCGGCTCGGATGCGTGGAAGGTCTACATGCGCCGCCAGACCAACACCATCAACTACTCCGACGCACTGCCGCTGGCCCAGGGCATCAAGTTCCACGTGTAA
- a CDS encoding GIY-YIG nuclease family protein: protein MLTFNQLLDSVGIPPKQTHMARHQSKRGPLGKSPADLWRAGDGSFERYQCIQSDPEFAVGHWLASFVPGPNGETLFVGLYRVLTMVMNKDPSMTCPIGGHSVLDHHFYTMERLDVLDAYVGRLVIEWGKAKIAWVQWAGRQPKAILEIRANVTEAPFPGHIHFISTIQALADVPATWKSNLTNSRGVYLLVSKKTGQQYVGSATGSEGFWGRWQAYVRDGHGGNELMKDTADEDYQVSILEVASSSASEPEILRLEALWMKKLTTTINGLNSRPGKRQTKA from the coding sequence GTGCTCACCTTCAATCAGCTTCTCGATTCTGTCGGGATTCCGCCAAAACAGACCCACATGGCTCGCCACCAATCTAAACGCGGACCACTAGGCAAGTCTCCGGCTGACTTGTGGCGCGCCGGGGACGGCTCTTTCGAACGGTACCAGTGCATCCAAAGTGACCCTGAGTTCGCGGTCGGCCATTGGCTAGCTTCATTTGTACCAGGACCAAACGGCGAGACGTTATTTGTCGGCCTGTACCGCGTGCTTACGATGGTGATGAATAAAGACCCGTCGATGACCTGTCCGATTGGCGGCCATAGTGTCCTAGACCACCACTTCTACACGATGGAACGCCTTGATGTGCTCGACGCCTATGTGGGTCGCCTAGTTATCGAGTGGGGGAAGGCCAAGATCGCCTGGGTACAGTGGGCCGGTCGGCAGCCCAAGGCCATCCTTGAAATCCGTGCGAACGTCACCGAAGCCCCCTTTCCTGGCCACATTCACTTCATCAGCACCATCCAGGCCTTGGCCGATGTGCCGGCCACGTGGAAGTCGAACTTGACGAACTCGCGAGGCGTCTATCTCTTAGTCTCTAAGAAGACAGGCCAGCAATACGTCGGAAGCGCCACAGGTAGCGAAGGATTCTGGGGGCGATGGCAGGCCTATGTCAGGGATGGGCACGGCGGGAACGAACTCATGAAAGACACCGCCGACGAGGACTATCAGGTATCAATCCTCGAGGTCGCCTCCTCGAGCGCTTCGGAACCCGAAATCCTTCGACTCGAAGCGCTCTGGATGAAGAAGCTCACTACCACGATAAACGGATTGAACAGCAGGCCAGGGAAGCGACAGACGAAGGCTTGA
- a CDS encoding SOS response-associated peptidase family protein, with amino-acid sequence MCYSAQVWADWNRYRKLGGDLDIHAFARLIDEMGGSAGWIRRVPKRTRDSLLDVRSEEGMALAKTVREANVTAEGMLRHELRAQSERLAAAEVVLAGPKPTKKAANDRRIATDKVSRARRDLDDLVRRDLLDRDSRIYPGNYAPVLVVEEGRRVIKPMRYQCRPAGTPAFFDTKFPGTYNARRDSLEGFWKGLFGRSHALLVVDTFYENVEGPDGKNQVLQFTPRDREPMLVACLWSRWTDPKGVLPDLDSFAAITDEPEPEVAAAGHDRTIINIRPEHLDAWLSPDPANLAALYAIFDDKRHPYYEHELAA; translated from the coding sequence ATGTGTTACTCAGCGCAGGTATGGGCGGATTGGAACCGCTACCGAAAACTTGGCGGTGATCTCGACATCCACGCATTCGCTCGACTGATTGACGAAATGGGTGGTTCAGCCGGCTGGATTCGGCGTGTCCCCAAACGCACACGTGACTCCCTTCTGGATGTTCGTTCCGAAGAGGGGATGGCTTTGGCCAAGACTGTGCGAGAGGCGAACGTCACCGCCGAAGGCATGCTTCGCCATGAGCTTCGTGCCCAGTCTGAGCGCCTGGCTGCCGCAGAGGTCGTGCTTGCTGGCCCTAAGCCAACCAAAAAGGCCGCCAACGACCGGCGGATTGCGACCGACAAGGTGAGTCGGGCGCGCCGTGACCTTGATGACCTCGTGCGCAGGGATTTGCTCGATAGGGACAGCAGAATCTACCCCGGCAACTATGCTCCGGTACTTGTGGTTGAAGAGGGACGGCGAGTCATCAAACCCATGCGGTATCAATGTCGCCCCGCTGGCACACCCGCCTTCTTTGATACCAAGTTCCCAGGTACTTACAACGCGCGCAGGGACAGCCTCGAAGGCTTCTGGAAAGGGCTGTTTGGCCGCTCTCATGCCCTCCTTGTCGTCGATACGTTCTATGAGAACGTGGAGGGGCCAGACGGGAAAAACCAAGTCTTGCAGTTCACGCCCCGCGACCGTGAGCCCATGTTGGTTGCCTGCTTGTGGTCCAGGTGGACAGACCCGAAGGGTGTGCTGCCGGACCTAGACAGCTTTGCGGCGATCACTGATGAGCCTGAGCCTGAGGTCGCAGCCGCTGGCCACGACAGAACGATCATCAACATCAGGCCCGAGCACTTGGATGCTTGGTTGTCACCTGACCCGGCGAACCTGGCGGCGCTTTACGCGATCTTTGATGACAAGCGACATCCATACTACGAGCATGAGCTTGCAGCGTAA
- a CDS encoding outer membrane protein assembly factor BamE, which produces MRKMIFGALATCVLAACATAGKPIDVAQVKQLRPGVSTITDAERIFGQPMSTTHNTDGTTQLFYEYSSEKMDPKSFIPIVGTFVGHGPKSHTQYLALIFDSNGHYLNHTDNEQNIQF; this is translated from the coding sequence ATGAGAAAGATGATCTTTGGCGCTCTCGCAACCTGCGTCTTGGCCGCATGCGCAACGGCAGGCAAGCCCATCGACGTCGCCCAAGTCAAGCAGCTCAGGCCTGGCGTGAGCACGATCACGGATGCAGAACGGATCTTCGGGCAGCCGATGAGCACCACGCATAACACCGACGGCACAACCCAACTTTTCTACGAATATTCAAGTGAAAAGATGGACCCCAAGTCGTTCATTCCGATTGTAGGCACCTTCGTCGGTCATGGTCCGAAAAGCCATACCCAGTACCTGGCCCTGATCTTCGATTCCAACGGGCACTATCTCAACCATACGGACAATGAACAGAACATTCAGTTCTGA